The Amycolatopsis nigrescens CSC17Ta-90 genomic interval CGCGCTGATCGGCGCACGGGCCTTAGTACTGTCCCCTGTGGACAGCGAGTCGGGCCAGGTCAAACTGGCCGGGGACACCTGGTCGGCTCGTAGTTTCATCCATGACCAGCGAATCGAGCCGGGGACGACGGTGACCGTGGTGGAGATATCGGGTGCCACCGCGGTCGTGTCCGCGGAGCCGTAAGCACACAACCTTCGTAAGGGGAAGAAGTCTTGTCGACCGCAGCGATAATTATCGTCGCGCTAATCGCCCTGTTCGTGATCGTCACGGTGGCGAAAGCGATCATGGTGGTTCCGCAGGCCCAGTCGGCGGTGATCGAAAGACTCGGCCGGTTCCGCACCGTCGCTTCGCCAGGGCTGAACTTCCTGGTGCCGTTCTTCGACAAGGTGCGTGCCCGGATCGACCTCCGTGAGCAGGTCGTCTCCTTCCCGCCGCAGCCGGTGATCACCGAGGACAACCTGACGGTCTCCATCGACACGGTGGTCTACTTCCAGGTGACCGATTCACGGGCCGCGGTCTACGAGATCTCCAACTACATCGTCGGTGTCGAGCAGCTGACCACCACCACCCTGCGAAACGTGGTCGGTGGCATGAGCCTCGAACAGACGCTGACCTCCCGTGACTCGATCAACAGCCAGCTGCGCGGGGTGTTGGACGACGCGACCGGCCGCTGGGGCATCCGCGTGGCGCGGGTCGAGCTGAAGGCGATCGACCCGCCGCCCTCCATCCAGGACTCGATGGAGAAGCAGATGCGTGCGGACCGGGAGAAGCGGGCGATGATCCTGACCGCGGAAGGTCAGCGTGAAGCGGCCATCAAGACCGCGGAAGGTCAGAAGCAGAGCCAGATCCTGGCGGCCGAGGGTTCCAAGCAGGCCACCATCATGGCGGCCGAGGCGGAGCGGCAGTCCCGAATCCTGCGGGCACAGGGTGAACGTGCCGCCCGCTACCTCCAGGCGCAGGGGCAGGCCAAGGCGATCGAGAAGGTGTTCGCCGCGATCAAGGCGGGCCGCCCGACCCCCGAGGTGCTCGCTTACCAGTACCTGCAGACCCTGCCGCAGATGGCGCAGGGCGACGCGAACAAGGTCTGGCTGGTGCCCAGCGACTACGGCAAGGCACTGGAAGGTTTCGCCCGCACCCTCGGCGCGCCCGGCGACGACGGCGTCTTCCGCTACGAGCCGCCGAAGGAAGAGCAGGTCGAGAAGCCTTCGCTGGAGGACGACGAGGTCGCCAGCTGGTTCGACACCTCCACCGACCCGCGGGTCGCCGAAGCTGTCCGCGCCGCCGAAGCCGTCGCGCGCAAGGAGGTCGACGGTCCGCTGACCGCGTCCCGGCCAGCGCTGTCTTCGCGGGGTGCGACCGCCGCTCTGGAAGAGGAGGAGCCGCCGGCCGAGCCGGAGCCCGAGGAGCCGCCCGCGCCGCCGAAGTCGGAACTGCCGAAGCGCCAGCCGTCCGCGCAGACCCCGCCGAACCCGTCGCTGCCCCCGGCACCGCCGCACCAGCCCCCGCCGGGACCGCAGCAGCCGCCGCAACCGCCCTACGGCGGCCAGTACGGAAACCCCGGCAGCGGCCCGTTCCCGCAGCAGGGCCCACCGAGCGGTCCCTTCCCGCAGCAGCCCCCTTATGGTGGCCCGCAGCGCTAGTCCTCAGTGCCGGAAGGCCGGTTCGCCCGCGTTCAACGCTGGCGAACCGGCCTTCCGCTATTCCCGGCATCCTCGGAAGTCTTTCCATTCCTCGGCGCTCATGTGCGTCCAGATGCCGGAGAAGTCCAGCCGTACCGGAAGCGTGTAGTGGCCCCGCTCGCCGTAATGCTGATAGGGCATCACGGTTCCCGACTGGTAACGACCGTCTCGCCAGAGCTTCACGCGCTCGCCGGAAAGTTGCCCTATGACATCTGCGCTGAACACGCCATAAACGTTAGGCGCGACAGAAACACCGGCGCGAGTTAAAGTCACAGTCTCGAATAATTCACGGTCTCACATGAACTCATCGCTCACAGAGCGCAGAAATGCGGTAGCGTCGTTTCCGGTAAGCGCATGACTAAGGAAGAAGTCGAACAGGTTCAGGTGATAGGAAACGTCAAGTGGATCACGTAGGGCAACCTCACCGGAGAACAGTTCGACAAGCACTAGTCGCTCATCGTAAACGACGAACACGTTCAGCGGCGAGGGCAGGATTGATGCTGTCCACGGTATTATGGCGAGCTGAATATTCGGCCGCTCCGATACTTCCGCCATATGGGCACACTGTCGCGCCATGACAGCGGGGCTAGCGCGTCCCCAACGTACAGCCTGCTCGGTTAGCAGGAAATGAAATGCACAGGCTTCGTCCTGCAGCGCCTTCTGGCTATCGATCCGGGCTTGCACCGCCCGTTCAACGTTTCGGGTAGGGTTACCCTCAATTAAGGGTGTGAGCGAGTATCGCGCATACTCCTCGGTCTGAATGAGTCCGCTAGCCGTTGCCGGAAGGAACTGTCGAACAACTGTCGACGACTCGGCTAGCGCCTTCAATTCAGTCTGCTTGCGCCACAGCCCCATCTCGGCGGCAGCGCGCCATGACGTGTGTTGGACGTTCGCCCGACGTGCGAGGACCACGAGTTCCCGTCCTACTTCGGACGGTACCTCAAGAGCCTTGAGAATCCGCTCAACATCGACAACAGTCGGCAGGATTCGGCCGCGTTCGATACGGCTGATCTTGGATTGAGACATGGCGCAGCGGACGGCCAGCCGCTCACCGGAAAGGTTGGCCGCCTTGCGCAGTCTTCTCAGTGCCTCGGCTAGCTCTGTGTCGCCGTGCCGTTGCTCATCATCAGGTCCGGTCATACTGGCTGAACCAGCGTTCCGTCGGGGTTGAAGTTCAGATGAACGACAGTCGAGTCATCGAACAGCCAGAAGTCCTGATCAGGTAGCCCCAGATCGTCCTCGGTCAGGTCGAGGATACGAATATCCTCCCCGGCTTCCACGTTGCCAGGGATGCCCCATGCGAGTTGGTACCGCTGGTAGTCGGTGAGCGGCTGACGAACCGTCCTCGCCCGACCGATGGACTTGCCGGCCGATACCCAGCTGCGAACCTTCTCGTGCCAGTCGTCGTTGTGTCCTGCCGGCTGGGGTTCTCCTGCCAGGAAGCGAGCGAGGCCCGGCTGTTCGCCCGGCATGGTGTAGACCGGTTGGGTCTCGAACCTCCAAGCGGACCGTTTGTAGTCGCTGAAACGGGCCGAGAATGCTTGTCCTTTCAACAGGGTCACGAGGTTCCCCGATCGGAGACGTAGACGGCTGGGCAGGTGTCCTTTTCACAGTCAGCTCCAGACACTTTGCGTAGTTTCATGGTTACTTGACTACCACAGCCGACCGCTGGCCGAGAGAGCTAGTCACGGTCCCGCATGATCCCCACCCGGCGGAGTGGTCGCCACATTCCACCGCTGGCCCGTTGCGCGAAATGGCATTTTATGGCCT includes:
- a CDS encoding DUF6879 family protein — translated: MTLLKGQAFSARFSDYKRSAWRFETQPVYTMPGEQPGLARFLAGEPQPAGHNDDWHEKVRSWVSAGKSIGRARTVRQPLTDYQRYQLAWGIPGNVEAGEDIRILDLTEDDLGLPDQDFWLFDDSTVVHLNFNPDGTLVQPV
- a CDS encoding SPFH domain-containing protein translates to MVVPQAQSAVIERLGRFRTVASPGLNFLVPFFDKVRARIDLREQVVSFPPQPVITEDNLTVSIDTVVYFQVTDSRAAVYEISNYIVGVEQLTTTTLRNVVGGMSLEQTLTSRDSINSQLRGVLDDATGRWGIRVARVELKAIDPPPSIQDSMEKQMRADREKRAMILTAEGQREAAIKTAEGQKQSQILAAEGSKQATIMAAEAERQSRILRAQGERAARYLQAQGQAKAIEKVFAAIKAGRPTPEVLAYQYLQTLPQMAQGDANKVWLVPSDYGKALEGFARTLGAPGDDGVFRYEPPKEEQVEKPSLEDDEVASWFDTSTDPRVAEAVRAAEAVARKEVDGPLTASRPALSSRGATAALEEEEPPAEPEPEEPPAPPKSELPKRQPSAQTPPNPSLPPAPPHQPPPGPQQPPQPPYGGQYGNPGSGPFPQQGPPSGPFPQQPPYGGPQR
- a CDS encoding helix-turn-helix domain-containing protein, giving the protein MTGPDDEQRHGDTELAEALRRLRKAANLSGERLAVRCAMSQSKISRIERGRILPTVVDVERILKALEVPSEVGRELVVLARRANVQHTSWRAAAEMGLWRKQTELKALAESSTVVRQFLPATASGLIQTEEYARYSLTPLIEGNPTRNVERAVQARIDSQKALQDEACAFHFLLTEQAVRWGRASPAVMARQCAHMAEVSERPNIQLAIIPWTASILPSPLNVFVVYDERLVLVELFSGEVALRDPLDVSYHLNLFDFFLSHALTGNDATAFLRSVSDEFM